From Opitutia bacterium, a single genomic window includes:
- a CDS encoding acyl-CoA thioesterase — MVSEFSITRTVEFAETDMAGIMHFSNYFCWMEACESAFYRSLNLPLISFVPGQVVGWPRVNATCDFRAPLRFNDTVEVQLFVKEVRTRAIVLLFQFRKVTKGKADPELCAQGEITAVCVTADGKGGMVAAPIPEAFRAKVRAAPKAAWSVE, encoded by the coding sequence ATGGTTTCCGAGTTTTCGATCACGCGCACCGTCGAGTTCGCCGAGACGGACATGGCGGGAATCATGCATTTCTCGAATTACTTCTGCTGGATGGAGGCTTGCGAGTCGGCGTTCTATCGCTCGCTGAACCTGCCGCTCATCTCGTTCGTCCCGGGACAAGTCGTCGGCTGGCCGCGCGTGAACGCCACCTGCGATTTTCGTGCGCCGTTGCGTTTCAACGACACGGTGGAGGTCCAGCTGTTCGTGAAGGAAGTGCGCACGCGCGCGATCGTGCTGCTGTTCCAGTTTCGCAAGGTCACCAAGGGCAAGGCCGACCCCGAACTCTGCGCCCAAGGCGAAATCACCGCCGTGTGTGTGACGGCCGACGGCAAGGGCGGTATGGTCGCCGCGCCGATTCCCGAGGCGTTTCGCGCCAAGGTGCGCGCCGCGCCGAAGGCGGCGTGGTCCGTCGAGTAA
- a CDS encoding ABC transporter ATP-binding protein codes for MSVQNILKVERLTKTYATAAGPLTVLHEVSFALEPGSTCAIVGPSGSGKTTLLGLCAGLDAPKSGTVQLAGREIGTLSEDERALVRNESVGFVFQNFQLIPTLTALENVLVPLELRGDNTREKEAAELLARVGLGDRLDHYSLQLSGGEQQRVALARAFINRPKILFCDEPTGNLDGDTAHAMVDLIFGLNRERGTTLVLVTHDLELARQTQRILRLRSGHVVSDERMG; via the coding sequence ATGAGTGTTCAAAACATCCTGAAAGTCGAGCGCCTCACCAAAACCTATGCGACCGCGGCCGGCCCGCTGACGGTGTTGCACGAGGTGAGCTTCGCGCTCGAGCCGGGCAGCACGTGCGCGATCGTGGGTCCGTCGGGGTCTGGCAAGACGACACTGCTCGGCTTGTGCGCGGGGCTCGACGCGCCGAAGAGCGGAACCGTGCAGCTCGCGGGGCGCGAGATCGGCACGCTGTCCGAGGACGAACGAGCCCTCGTGCGCAACGAGAGTGTCGGGTTCGTGTTCCAGAATTTTCAGCTCATCCCGACGCTCACGGCATTGGAAAACGTCCTCGTGCCGCTCGAGCTGCGCGGCGATAACACGCGCGAAAAGGAGGCGGCCGAACTGCTCGCGCGAGTCGGTCTCGGCGACCGGCTCGATCACTACTCGCTCCAGCTTTCCGGCGGCGAACAACAGCGCGTGGCGCTCGCGCGGGCATTCATCAACCGCCCGAAAATCCTCTTCTGCGACGAGCCGACGGGCAATCTCGACGGCGACACGGCGCACGCGATGGTCGATCTCATCTTCGGCCTCAACCGCGAACGTGGCACGACGCTCGTGCTCGTGACCCACGACCTCGAACTCGCGCGGCAGACGCAGCGCATCCTCCGCCTGCGCAGCGGCCACGTCGTGAGCGACGAGCGGATGGGTTGA
- a CDS encoding response regulator transcription factor, giving the protein MNKIRILVVDDEPATRRRIVRLLERDPDVLVVGEAATGADAVRQVAAEKPDLIFLDVQMPEMSGFKVLEALGPRPPAVIFVTSRDQHALQAFEVNAVDYLLKPFEDDRFAAALRRAKSELIRRQTDALGAELAKLLQHLQANAGAAAATAVAGGAAPTKAPAPEGSASQEAITRERVLLRSGGEIYFIKAEEIDWIEAEGDYMKFHAGGRVHLLRETMANLEDRLDPKRFIRIHRSTIVNIDRVKKLSPSFAGEYAVILHDGTKLRLSRGYHDRLEELMRSAL; this is encoded by the coding sequence ATGAACAAGATTCGCATTCTGGTCGTCGACGATGAGCCGGCCACGCGTCGGCGGATCGTGCGTTTGCTGGAGCGGGATCCCGATGTGTTGGTGGTGGGCGAGGCGGCGACGGGGGCGGACGCCGTGCGGCAGGTGGCGGCGGAGAAGCCGGATCTCATTTTTCTCGATGTGCAGATGCCGGAGATGAGCGGCTTCAAGGTGCTCGAGGCGCTGGGGCCGCGGCCGCCGGCGGTGATCTTCGTCACGTCGCGCGACCAGCATGCGTTGCAGGCGTTCGAGGTGAACGCGGTGGACTACCTGTTGAAGCCGTTCGAGGACGACCGATTCGCGGCGGCGTTGCGGCGTGCGAAGTCGGAGCTGATCCGGCGCCAGACCGATGCGTTGGGCGCGGAGTTGGCGAAGTTGCTCCAGCATTTGCAGGCCAATGCCGGCGCTGCCGCCGCGACTGCCGTGGCGGGTGGTGCGGCGCCGACCAAAGCGCCGGCGCCGGAGGGCAGTGCGTCGCAGGAGGCGATCACCCGGGAGCGCGTGCTGCTGCGCTCGGGCGGCGAAATCTATTTCATCAAGGCCGAGGAGATCGATTGGATCGAGGCGGAGGGCGACTACATGAAGTTCCACGCCGGCGGTCGCGTCCACCTGTTGCGCGAGACGATGGCCAATCTGGAGGACCGGCTCGATCCCAAGCGCTTCATCCGCATCCATCGCTCGACGATCGTGAACATTGATCGCGTGAAAAAGCTCAGTCCCTCGTTTGCGGGTGAATACGCGGTGATCCTCCACGACGGCACGAAGCTGCGGCTGAGCCGCGGCTATCACGATCGGCTGGAGGAGTTGATGCGCTCCGCGCTCTGA
- a CDS encoding ROK family protein, translating into MKVLGIDIGGSSFKAAPVDIKTGRLLAERFRVPVSSPCPRDEGLAAARQIVSHFKWKGRVGIGFPGIILGERIDAVGNLGEEWEKQNGVKIFSKATGCKVGVVNDADAAGLAEMRFGAGKGRDGTVLMLTFGTGIGSALFYRGQLFPNAELGHVPWEGEPIEKFASAAVKTKLELDWKEWTDRVNVYLRVVERLFSPELIIIGGGVSQDHRMWFKLLHTRAKVVPAKLHNDAGIVGAALAGE; encoded by the coding sequence ATGAAAGTTCTCGGTATCGACATCGGTGGCTCGTCCTTCAAGGCCGCGCCCGTGGACATCAAAACCGGCCGGTTGCTCGCCGAGCGTTTCCGCGTGCCGGTTTCCAGTCCGTGTCCGCGCGACGAGGGTCTGGCGGCGGCGCGGCAGATCGTGTCGCACTTCAAATGGAAAGGGCGCGTCGGCATCGGTTTTCCGGGCATCATCCTCGGCGAGCGCATCGACGCGGTCGGCAATCTGGGTGAGGAATGGGAGAAACAGAATGGCGTGAAGATTTTCTCCAAGGCGACCGGTTGCAAGGTGGGCGTCGTGAACGATGCCGACGCGGCCGGGTTGGCCGAGATGCGTTTCGGCGCGGGCAAGGGACGCGACGGGACGGTGTTGATGCTGACGTTCGGCACGGGCATCGGTTCGGCGCTGTTTTATCGCGGACAACTTTTCCCGAACGCCGAGCTCGGCCACGTGCCGTGGGAGGGCGAGCCGATCGAGAAGTTCGCGTCGGCCGCGGTGAAGACGAAGCTCGAACTCGATTGGAAGGAATGGACGGACCGCGTGAACGTTTACCTGCGCGTCGTAGAGCGACTGTTCTCGCCGGAGCTGATCATCATCGGCGGCGGCGTGAGCCAGGATCACCGCATGTGGTTCAAGCTTCTGCACACGCGCGCGAAGGTCGTGCCGGCCAAGCTGCACAACGACGCCGGCATCGTCGGCGCCGCGTTGGCGGGCGAGTGA
- a CDS encoding HAMP domain-containing protein, with protein MRGWFRFRHFRTRLIVLIAGLLALVQIASYFVVSRANRSNALATINADLGRAARQFANNAHLREENLLRDARLMANDYAMKQLFLTDEFSPATARSALTSYSARVQAPLIVLLDPTGKLLSSTRTTTQESDLAPFRELQKRADASDAQQASGYGYFDRELYQLVLVPLLAPPPEVVAWVGIGFPIDRETASELKAGSDVEVTFLTGGAETRALASTLSPAMSSQLESTRPHATTALVNLHGEDYITAVRMLPIAAGESAMIALQRSLRTQLAPSRVLEQTLLVGTVIGLCVATLAALGLARSVSRPVQQLAEHTRHVATGDYSRRLELPRADELGQLATAFNQMTAGLAERDRVRDLLGKVVSPEIATQLLQSKLELGGEEREVTILFSDLRDFTALSEKLSPHEVLALLNRYLDRMSVIVEKHGGVIDKYIGDAIMALFGAPVATDGAAARAIAAAREMKAALADLNRELEAEGKPRLALGIGINTGRVIAGNMGSQTRLNYTVIGDGVNLAARLEGLTKDAAFGARIIVSEATAAAANATGQLRALGEVTVKGRTEPVRIYAADL; from the coding sequence ATGCGCGGCTGGTTTCGCTTCCGGCATTTTCGCACGCGCCTCATCGTGCTCATCGCCGGCCTGCTCGCGCTCGTGCAGATCGCGAGCTACTTCGTCGTCTCGCGCGCCAACCGCTCCAACGCCCTCGCGACCATCAACGCCGACCTCGGGCGCGCCGCGCGGCAGTTCGCCAACAACGCCCATCTGCGCGAGGAGAACCTCCTGCGCGACGCCCGTTTAATGGCGAACGACTACGCGATGAAGCAGCTGTTTCTCACCGACGAATTCAGCCCCGCCACCGCGCGCTCCGCCCTCACTTCCTACAGCGCGCGCGTGCAGGCGCCCCTGATCGTGCTGCTCGATCCCACCGGGAAACTACTCTCGTCCACGCGCACCACCACGCAGGAAAGCGACCTCGCACCATTCCGCGAATTGCAGAAACGCGCCGACGCCTCCGATGCGCAACAGGCGTCGGGCTACGGCTATTTCGACCGCGAACTCTACCAACTCGTGCTCGTGCCGCTGCTCGCGCCGCCGCCCGAAGTCGTCGCGTGGGTCGGCATTGGATTCCCCATCGACCGCGAAACCGCGAGCGAGTTGAAGGCCGGTAGCGATGTCGAAGTGACCTTCCTCACCGGCGGCGCCGAAACCCGGGCGCTGGCCAGCACACTCTCGCCCGCCATGAGCAGCCAGCTCGAGTCCACGCGCCCGCACGCGACGACCGCGCTCGTGAACTTGCACGGTGAAGATTACATCACCGCCGTGCGCATGCTGCCGATCGCCGCCGGTGAATCCGCGATGATCGCCCTCCAGCGTTCGCTGCGCACCCAGCTCGCGCCCTCGCGCGTCCTCGAACAAACGCTGCTTGTCGGCACGGTGATCGGCTTGTGCGTCGCCACGCTCGCAGCGCTCGGCCTCGCACGCAGCGTGAGCCGGCCCGTGCAGCAACTCGCCGAGCACACGCGCCACGTCGCGACCGGCGACTACTCGCGCCGCCTCGAGCTGCCGCGCGCCGACGAACTCGGGCAACTCGCGACCGCCTTCAACCAGATGACCGCCGGCCTCGCCGAGCGCGACCGCGTGCGCGATCTGCTCGGCAAGGTCGTCTCGCCCGAGATCGCCACGCAGCTCCTGCAATCGAAGCTCGAGCTCGGCGGCGAAGAGCGCGAAGTCACGATTCTCTTCTCCGACCTGCGCGACTTCACGGCGCTGAGCGAGAAACTCTCCCCGCACGAAGTGCTCGCGCTGCTCAACCGCTACCTCGATCGCATGAGCGTGATCGTGGAGAAGCACGGTGGCGTCATCGACAAATACATCGGCGACGCGATCATGGCGCTCTTCGGCGCGCCGGTCGCGACCGACGGCGCCGCCGCCCGTGCCATCGCCGCGGCCCGCGAAATGAAAGCCGCCCTCGCCGACCTGAACCGCGAACTCGAAGCCGAGGGCAAGCCGCGCCTCGCGCTCGGCATCGGCATCAACACCGGTCGCGTCATCGCCGGAAACATGGGCTCGCAGACGCGGCTCAACTACACCGTCATCGGCGACGGCGTGAACCTCGCCGCGCGCCTCGAAGGCCTGACAAAAGACGCCGCTTTCGGCGCACGAATCATCGTCAGCGAAGCGACGGCGGCGGCCGCGAATGCCACCGGCCAGCTGCGCGCGCTCGGCGAAGTGACCGTGAAGGGCCGCACGGAGCCGGTGCGCATCTACGCCGCGGACCTGTAG
- a CDS encoding arylesterase, with the protein MGGMASNTPNALQSAKLFVGRLIRRAGRFGAMLLAATLATTAASAATKTLLFYGDSITAGYGLDPGEAYPAIIQQKIDAAGLPWKVVNAGLSGETTAGGLRRLDWILRQPVDIFVIELGGNDGLRGIEPEVTRVNLEKMIERIRAKNPRVVVVLAGMQIPTNMGPAYAQAFAKIYPALAEAQKTVLIPFLLENVGGIPELNQPDGIHPTAAGHRMVAETVWKTIKPLL; encoded by the coding sequence ATGGGCGGAATGGCGAGTAACACACCCAACGCCCTCCAAAGTGCAAAGTTGTTCGTCGGACGGCTGATTCGCCGGGCCGGGCGGTTCGGGGCAATGCTGCTGGCTGCGACGCTCGCGACGACCGCCGCCTCCGCCGCGACGAAGACGCTGCTTTTCTACGGTGACAGCATCACCGCCGGCTACGGTCTCGATCCCGGCGAAGCCTACCCGGCGATCATCCAACAGAAAATCGACGCCGCCGGCCTGCCGTGGAAGGTCGTGAACGCCGGGCTCAGTGGCGAGACCACCGCCGGCGGATTGCGGCGGCTCGATTGGATCCTGCGCCAGCCCGTGGATATTTTCGTCATCGAGCTCGGCGGGAACGACGGCCTCCGCGGCATCGAGCCCGAGGTGACCCGCGTCAACCTCGAAAAGATGATCGAACGCATCCGCGCCAAGAACCCGCGCGTAGTCGTTGTGCTGGCCGGCATGCAAATCCCCACGAACATGGGTCCCGCCTACGCGCAGGCTTTCGCGAAGATCTACCCCGCGCTGGCCGAGGCGCAAAAGACCGTGCTCATTCCGTTTCTCCTCGAAAACGTGGGAGGCATTCCCGAGCTGAACCAACCGGACGGCATTCACCCTACGGCGGCCGGTCATCGAATGGTTGCGGAGACGGTCTGGAAAACTATCAAACCTCTCCTGTGA
- a CDS encoding GxxExxY protein yields MNNVIQAEECYKIVGACFEVYREKGCGFLEPVFQECLAFELEMQGIPFEAQKALALSYKGRPLTQTYRPDFVCFVGPSVLS; encoded by the coding sequence ATGAACAACGTCATCCAAGCGGAAGAGTGTTACAAGATCGTCGGAGCCTGCTTCGAAGTTTACCGAGAGAAAGGCTGCGGGTTTCTGGAGCCGGTTTTCCAGGAATGCCTCGCGTTCGAGCTGGAGATGCAGGGGATTCCGTTCGAGGCGCAGAAGGCTCTGGCTCTTTCTTACAAGGGGCGGCCTCTGACGCAGACCTATCGCCCGGACTTCGTGTGTTTCGTGGGCCCTTCCGTCCTTTCATGA
- a CDS encoding methylamine utilization protein yields the protein MPRVSTLFVVVFLCVARLAAAPADTDVRAVIRDAKGELVPDAVISLYALDGQNSPPAEPGEPVEIVQKDQEYMPYVTVVRVGTEVVFPNKDSIQHHIYSLSKAKRFEKPLYAPGSHEAVLFDQPGIVTLGCNIHDWMVAYVVVLPTPYFAKTDAAGVAQLHLPAGRYRIEVWHPRLSAPDVREAKIGPGAAPLDYALKLKPDRRIRRTPEGKASGY from the coding sequence ATGCCCCGCGTCTCCACGCTGTTCGTCGTCGTCTTTCTTTGTGTTGCCCGCCTCGCCGCGGCTCCGGCCGACACGGATGTGCGCGCCGTGATCCGCGACGCCAAAGGCGAGCTCGTCCCGGACGCCGTGATTTCGCTCTACGCGCTCGATGGGCAAAACTCGCCTCCGGCCGAACCCGGCGAGCCGGTCGAGATCGTGCAAAAAGACCAGGAATACATGCCCTACGTCACCGTCGTGCGCGTGGGCACCGAAGTCGTCTTTCCGAACAAAGACTCGATCCAGCACCACATCTATTCGCTCTCGAAAGCGAAGCGTTTCGAGAAACCGCTCTACGCGCCCGGCTCGCACGAAGCGGTGCTCTTCGATCAGCCGGGCATCGTCACGCTCGGCTGCAACATTCACGATTGGATGGTCGCCTACGTCGTCGTGCTGCCGACGCCCTACTTCGCGAAAACCGACGCCGCCGGCGTCGCCCAACTCCACCTTCCCGCCGGCCGCTATCGCATCGAGGTGTGGCATCCGCGCCTCTCCGCGCCCGACGTGCGCGAAGCCAAGATCGGCCCCGGCGCCGCGCCGCTCGACTACGCGTTGAAACTGAAGCCCGACCGCCGCATCCGCCGCACGCCCGAAGGCAAGGCCAGCGGCTACTGA
- a CDS encoding peptidylprolyl isomerase: MATHRVLTFHYTLRDANRRVLDTSRGGGEPLSFLEGAQEIVPGLEKELSAMSIGERRDVAVPPELGYGLREEALVQRVPRSSLPIDGELSVGDQFLAGQDRHAPVVTVVAIDGDQVTLDANHPLAGATLHFDVELVAARPATPAELGRVKADS; encoded by the coding sequence ATGGCGACACACCGGGTTCTGACTTTTCACTACACGCTGCGCGATGCGAACAGGCGCGTGCTCGACACGTCGCGCGGCGGCGGCGAGCCGCTGAGTTTTCTCGAGGGTGCGCAGGAAATCGTGCCGGGTCTCGAGAAAGAGCTGAGCGCGATGTCCATCGGCGAACGTCGCGACGTCGCGGTGCCGCCGGAGCTCGGCTATGGCCTGCGCGAGGAGGCGTTGGTGCAGCGCGTGCCGCGTTCGAGTCTCCCGATCGATGGCGAGTTGAGCGTGGGCGACCAATTTCTCGCGGGGCAGGATCGCCATGCGCCGGTCGTGACGGTTGTGGCGATCGACGGCGATCAGGTGACGCTGGATGCGAATCATCCGCTCGCCGGCGCGACACTGCATTTCGACGTCGAGTTGGTGGCGGCGCGACCGGCGACGCCGGCGGAATTGGGCCGTGTCAAAGCGGACAGCTGA
- a CDS encoding DUF4412 domain-containing protein — protein MKALSRTVAFLGLVTVSALSALAFEGRVSLGFSDGKGREQVIDYAMKGALVRLEPKMKEAAGAAMIMDAAKQEMTILMAEQRMYMTMPMRGTPSDGKGGHEAKDVKVEKTGRTEKILGYDCEEYVMTDRGQTTEMWVTEQLGSFMGLGGGNPMGGMMGVRKAKAEGNAWEQVLKDKKGAFPLRVVGHDAKGKETFRLEAKKIEPGNVPDDLFAPPAGFQKFAMPGMGGFGG, from the coding sequence ATGAAAGCACTCTCCCGCACCGTTGCGTTTCTCGGCTTGGTCACGGTTTCCGCGCTCAGCGCGCTCGCGTTCGAAGGCCGGGTTTCGCTCGGCTTCTCCGACGGCAAGGGCCGGGAACAGGTGATCGACTACGCGATGAAAGGCGCGCTCGTGCGGCTCGAGCCAAAGATGAAGGAAGCCGCGGGCGCGGCCATGATCATGGACGCCGCCAAGCAGGAGATGACGATCCTGATGGCGGAACAGCGGATGTATATGACGATGCCGATGCGCGGCACGCCCAGCGACGGCAAGGGCGGACACGAAGCGAAGGACGTCAAAGTCGAGAAGACCGGTCGCACCGAGAAGATCCTCGGCTACGATTGTGAGGAATACGTCATGACCGACCGCGGCCAGACCACCGAGATGTGGGTCACGGAGCAGCTCGGTTCTTTCATGGGCCTGGGCGGCGGCAATCCGATGGGCGGGATGATGGGCGTCCGCAAGGCCAAGGCCGAAGGCAACGCATGGGAGCAGGTGCTGAAGGACAAGAAGGGCGCGTTCCCGCTGCGCGTCGTCGGCCACGACGCCAAGGGCAAGGAGACGTTCCGCCTCGAGGCGAAGAAAATCGAGCCGGGCAACGTGCCGGACGATCTCTTCGCGCCCCCGGCCGGTTTCCAAAAGTTCGCCATGCCGGGCATGGGCGGATTCGGCGGTTGA
- a CDS encoding ABC transporter permease, which yields MNFILKMAWRDTRASRRRLLLFSLAVVLGVAALVAVGSLRDNLRSAIEDQTKSLLGADLVITSRAALTPEAEKFIAGLGGEQAREIAFNSMLVAPTAGGATRLVQVRALQGAFPFYGEFSTDPADARAQLATGAHAIVEEGVAVQYGLKPGDPIKLGAGEFRVAGGLLKVPGESAAGVTTLAPRVFIPLAAVQDTGLLKQGSLARYRVYLKFPANTDVEKMVSDLRERFRELRLGFDTVEERKRELGGAIQNVNSFLMLVGFASLFLGAIGVASAVHAHVRQKIPTVAVLRCLGASAGKAFAIYLVQGVGLGLVGALGGAVLGIGAQLVLPTFLRDFLPFSFDFFVSWKSVASGVGAGVVISVLFALLPLLEVRRVSPLLAIRSAFADSGGNARVDWLRVTLMVVIVVIVFAFAIQQTGRVAWGVGFAGVLFFGFAVLAGLAKLIAWVAQRLNLRRLPFAWRQGVANLYRPNNRTVLLLVSLGMGTFLMMTLYLTRDTLLGQLRVMGGGDRPNLMLFDIQDDQVESVAKIVADNGAPVRAQAPIVTMRISALKGRPIAEVLKDNSARVAAWTVRREYRSTYRGQLADTERVTAGKFEGHAPAGAEDVPVSLEENLARDLGVKLGDQIEFDVQGVPVKTVVGSLRQVEWQRLSPNFFVVFPEGVLEGAPKFHVMALRATDSAISARVQQAVVREHPNVSAIDLGLILQTIDSVYAKASFVVEFLALFTVVTGVIVLAGAVLIGRSQRVRESVLLRTLGATKRQVNRIMLAEYLALGTLGAAVGAVLAVGANWGLARFIFKMSWSTPSLAVLVLGWLAVSAVTVITGLLSSRGICDHPPLEVLRQET from the coding sequence ATGAACTTCATTCTCAAAATGGCCTGGCGCGATACGCGCGCTTCGCGGCGGCGGCTGTTGCTCTTCTCCCTCGCGGTCGTGCTCGGCGTCGCCGCACTCGTGGCGGTTGGCTCGTTGCGCGACAATCTCCGCAGCGCGATCGAGGACCAGACCAAGTCGTTGCTTGGCGCCGACCTCGTCATCACGTCGCGCGCGGCGCTGACGCCGGAGGCGGAGAAATTCATCGCCGGCCTCGGCGGCGAACAGGCGCGTGAGATCGCGTTCAACTCGATGCTCGTCGCGCCCACGGCCGGCGGCGCCACGCGGCTCGTGCAAGTGCGCGCGTTGCAGGGCGCGTTTCCTTTCTACGGCGAGTTCAGCACCGATCCGGCGGATGCGCGCGCGCAGCTCGCGACCGGCGCACACGCGATCGTCGAGGAAGGCGTGGCGGTGCAATACGGTTTGAAGCCCGGCGATCCGATCAAGCTCGGCGCGGGCGAGTTTCGCGTCGCGGGCGGTTTGCTGAAGGTGCCGGGCGAGTCCGCCGCCGGCGTCACGACGCTCGCGCCGCGCGTGTTTATCCCGCTCGCGGCGGTGCAGGATACCGGCCTGCTCAAGCAGGGCAGCCTCGCGCGGTATCGCGTCTATTTGAAATTTCCGGCGAACACCGACGTGGAGAAAATGGTGAGCGATCTGCGCGAGCGTTTCCGCGAGCTGCGACTGGGCTTCGACACGGTCGAGGAGCGCAAGCGCGAACTCGGCGGCGCGATCCAGAACGTGAATTCGTTCCTGATGCTCGTTGGCTTCGCGTCGCTGTTCCTCGGCGCGATCGGCGTGGCGAGCGCCGTGCATGCGCACGTGCGGCAAAAAATCCCGACCGTGGCCGTGCTGCGCTGCCTCGGTGCGAGCGCGGGCAAGGCGTTCGCGATCTACCTCGTGCAAGGTGTGGGCCTCGGGCTCGTGGGCGCGCTCGGCGGCGCGGTGCTCGGCATCGGAGCGCAGCTGGTGTTGCCGACTTTCCTGCGCGATTTCCTGCCGTTCTCGTTCGATTTCTTCGTCTCGTGGAAATCGGTCGCGAGCGGCGTCGGCGCGGGCGTGGTGATCAGCGTGCTGTTCGCGCTGCTGCCGCTGCTCGAGGTGCGGCGCGTGTCGCCGCTGCTGGCGATTCGTTCGGCGTTCGCGGACAGTGGCGGCAATGCGCGCGTCGACTGGCTGCGCGTGACGCTGATGGTCGTGATCGTCGTCATCGTGTTCGCGTTCGCGATTCAGCAAACCGGACGCGTGGCGTGGGGCGTGGGTTTCGCGGGCGTGTTGTTCTTCGGTTTCGCGGTGTTGGCCGGTCTGGCGAAGCTGATCGCGTGGGTCGCGCAACGGCTGAATTTGCGCCGGCTGCCGTTCGCGTGGCGGCAGGGCGTGGCGAATCTCTACCGCCCGAACAACCGCACGGTGCTGCTGCTCGTGTCGCTCGGCATGGGCACGTTCCTCATGATGACGCTCTACCTCACGCGCGACACACTGCTCGGACAGCTGCGCGTGATGGGCGGAGGCGACCGCCCGAACTTGATGCTGTTCGACATTCAGGACGATCAGGTCGAGTCAGTGGCCAAGATTGTCGCGGATAATGGCGCGCCGGTGCGCGCGCAGGCGCCGATCGTGACGATGCGCATCAGCGCGTTGAAGGGTCGGCCGATCGCGGAGGTGTTGAAGGACAACTCCGCGCGCGTCGCGGCGTGGACGGTGCGTCGCGAGTATCGTTCGACCTACCGCGGGCAACTCGCCGACACCGAGCGCGTGACCGCGGGCAAGTTCGAGGGCCACGCGCCGGCGGGCGCGGAGGACGTGCCGGTTTCGCTCGAGGAAAACCTCGCTCGCGATCTCGGCGTGAAGCTCGGCGACCAGATCGAATTCGACGTGCAAGGCGTGCCGGTGAAGACGGTCGTGGGCAGCTTGCGGCAAGTCGAGTGGCAGCGGTTGTCGCCGAATTTCTTCGTGGTCTTTCCCGAAGGCGTGCTGGAAGGCGCGCCGAAGTTTCACGTGATGGCGCTGCGTGCGACCGACTCCGCCATCTCGGCCCGCGTGCAGCAGGCGGTGGTGCGCGAACACCCGAACGTGTCGGCGATCGACCTCGGTCTGATTCTTCAGACAATCGACAGCGTCTATGCGAAGGCGTCGTTCGTCGTCGAGTTTCTCGCGCTCTTCACGGTCGTGACGGGCGTCATCGTGCTCGCGGGCGCGGTGCTCATCGGGCGCAGCCAGCGTGTGCGCGAGAGCGTCTTGCTCCGCACGCTCGGCGCGACGAAGCGGCAGGTGAACCGCATCATGCTCGCCGAGTATCTCGCGCTGGGCACGCTCGGCGCGGCGGTCGGCGCGGTGCTCGCGGTGGGTGCGAATTGGGGACTGGCGCGCTTCATTTTCAAGATGAGCTGGTCGACGCCGTCGCTCGCAGTGCTCGTCCTCGGTTGGCTCGCCGTCAGCGCGGTGACCGTGATAACCGGCCTGCTGTCGAGCCGCGGCATCTGCGACCACCCGCCGCTGGAGGTCCTGCGGCAGGAGACCTGA
- a CDS encoding FAD-dependent oxidoreductase — protein MSGRVLIVGQGLAGTALALEAAGIPFVVASEGHARAASRVAAGLVNPIAGQRFVKVWRVEELLPFAESWYRAVGARLGVELWHPLRLRRRFANDIEASRAAKKLASGELAPFATPGEGGVEIHGAAWVDLPTLLEVAAELWGGRGWLRAAAVKREELAADASGVTWCGEAFAAAIFCTGAGALAREWFPELPFEAAKGEIVHVRGAQLAPDEAVSRGTWVLPDGGSGARVGATYERGVEDVAPTAAAREKLLADARELVAGDLMVLEQRVGVRVSLPDRLPAVGWREGMRVGFFGALGSKGTLCAPWLARAWCEALTKSNECWPAEVRIGRFGRR, from the coding sequence ATGAGCGGGCGCGTGCTGATCGTGGGCCAGGGGCTCGCCGGCACGGCGCTCGCGCTGGAGGCAGCGGGGATTCCGTTTGTCGTCGCGAGCGAAGGCCACGCCCGCGCGGCGTCGCGCGTGGCGGCGGGGCTCGTGAATCCGATCGCGGGCCAGCGTTTCGTGAAGGTGTGGCGCGTCGAGGAGCTGCTGCCGTTTGCCGAGAGCTGGTATCGCGCGGTGGGGGCGAGGCTCGGCGTCGAGCTGTGGCATCCGCTGCGGCTGCGTCGGCGGTTCGCCAACGACATCGAGGCGTCGCGCGCGGCGAAGAAACTCGCGAGTGGCGAGCTGGCGCCCTTTGCGACGCCGGGCGAGGGGGGCGTGGAGATTCACGGCGCGGCGTGGGTGGATTTGCCGACGTTGCTCGAAGTGGCGGCGGAACTTTGGGGCGGACGCGGCTGGTTGCGCGCCGCAGCGGTGAAGCGCGAGGAGCTGGCGGCCGATGCGTCGGGTGTGACTTGGTGCGGCGAGGCGTTTGCGGCGGCGATCTTTTGCACGGGCGCGGGCGCACTGGCGCGCGAGTGGTTTCCCGAGCTGCCGTTCGAGGCGGCGAAAGGCGAGATCGTGCACGTGCGCGGCGCGCAGCTCGCGCCGGATGAAGCGGTGAGTCGCGGCACATGGGTGTTGCCGGATGGGGGCAGCGGCGCGCGTGTCGGTGCGACTTACGAGCGTGGCGTGGAGGACGTCGCGCCGACGGCGGCGGCGCGGGAGAAGTTGCTCGCCGATGCGCGCGAGCTGGTGGCAGGCGATCTCATGGTGCTCGAGCAGCGGGTGGGCGTAAGGGTGAGTTTGCCGGATCGACTGCCGGCGGTCGGGTGGCGCGAGGGGATGCGCGTGGGGTTCTTCGGCGCGCTCGGATCGAAGGGCACGCTGTGCGCGCCGTGGCTGGCGCGAGCGTGGTGCGAGGCGTTGACGAAATCGAACGAGTGCTGGCCTGCCGAAGTGAGGATCGGGCGCTTCGGGCGTCGCTGA